A genomic window from Caldicellulosiruptor kronotskyensis 2002 includes:
- the eno gene encoding phosphopyruvate hydratase, with the protein MKVDLSITAVKAREILDSRGNPTVEVEVIVNDEFVGRAAVPSGASTGIFEAVELRDGDKKRYMGKGVLKAVENVNEVIAPEIIGMNALNQVEIDKLMIELDGTENKSKLGANAILGVSLAVAKAAANALGLPLYQYIGGVNAKYLPVPMMNILNGGKHADNSVDLQEFMIMPVGAKSFSEALRMCAETFHHLRNVLKARGYNTTVGDEGGFAPNLKSNEEPLEVIVEAIEKAGYTPGKDIAIALDPATSELYNEEDGKYHFEREGKVRTKEEMVEFWVKLVEKYPIVSIEDGVAEEDWEGWKMLTEALGNKIQLVGDDLFVTNTKRLAKGIELGVANSILIKLNQIGTLTETLEAIEMANRAGYTAVVSHRSGETEDTTIADLVVAVNAGQIKTGAPSRTDRVAKYNQLLRIEEELGSIAVYPGMNAFFNLKKK; encoded by the coding sequence ATGAAGGTTGACCTTTCTATTACAGCTGTAAAAGCAAGAGAAATTCTTGATTCAAGAGGAAACCCAACTGTTGAGGTGGAAGTTATTGTAAATGACGAATTTGTAGGTAGAGCTGCTGTTCCATCAGGTGCGTCAACAGGTATATTTGAGGCTGTTGAGCTCAGAGATGGTGATAAAAAGAGATATATGGGCAAAGGTGTTCTCAAGGCAGTTGAAAATGTTAATGAAGTTATTGCGCCAGAAATTATTGGAATGAACGCCCTTAACCAAGTTGAGATTGATAAACTTATGATTGAGCTTGATGGAACAGAGAACAAGAGCAAGCTTGGTGCAAACGCAATTTTGGGTGTATCTTTGGCAGTTGCAAAAGCAGCAGCAAACGCACTTGGCCTTCCACTGTATCAATACATTGGCGGTGTTAACGCAAAATATTTGCCTGTGCCAATGATGAACATCTTAAACGGTGGTAAGCACGCTGACAACTCGGTTGATTTGCAAGAGTTTATGATTATGCCTGTCGGTGCAAAATCTTTTAGTGAAGCGCTCAGAATGTGTGCTGAGACGTTCCATCATTTGAGAAATGTGCTCAAAGCAAGAGGATACAACACAACAGTTGGTGACGAGGGTGGATTTGCGCCAAACTTGAAGTCTAACGAAGAACCGTTGGAAGTGATTGTTGAAGCAATTGAAAAAGCTGGTTATACTCCAGGTAAAGACATTGCAATTGCACTTGACCCTGCAACATCGGAGCTCTACAACGAAGAGGATGGAAAGTATCATTTCGAAAGAGAAGGTAAAGTTAGAACAAAAGAAGAAATGGTAGAGTTCTGGGTAAAGCTTGTTGAGAAGTATCCAATTGTTTCCATTGAAGACGGTGTTGCAGAAGAAGACTGGGAAGGCTGGAAGATGCTCACAGAAGCACTTGGCAACAAGATTCAGCTTGTTGGTGATGATTTGTTTGTTACAAACACAAAGAGGCTTGCAAAGGGAATTGAGCTTGGTGTTGCAAACTCAATATTAATTAAGCTCAACCAGATAGGAACACTTACAGAAACTTTAGAAGCAATTGAGATGGCAAATAGAGCAGGCTACACTGCAGTGGTATCACACAGATCAGGCGAGACAGAAGATACAACAATTGCTGACCTTGTTGTTGCAGTAAATGCTGGTCAGATAAAGACAGGTGCACCGTCAAGAACAGACAGAGTGGCAAAATACAATCAGCTCTTGAGAATCGAAGAAGAGCTTGGTAGTATTGCCGTATATCCTGGAATGAACGCTTTCTTTAACTTGAAGAAAAAATAA
- the gpmI gene encoding 2,3-bisphosphoglycerate-independent phosphoglycerate mutase, with protein MMKKPVVLIIMDGWGYNPKQEGNAVALGKTPNLDYYEKNYPYTLIGSSGMDVGLPEGQMGNSEVGHLNLGAGRIVYQEFTRITKSIKDGDFFEKEEFLMAIENCKKYNSSLHLMGLLSDGGVHSHNTHLYALLELAKRHNLEKVFVHCFLDGRDVPPSSAKIYIEELEQKMKEIGCGKIATVMGRYYAMDRDKRWERVEKAYNAMVFGEGEYASSALEAVEKSYEKGNTDEFVIPTVVLENGKPTATINEHDSIIFFNFRPDRARQITRAFCDVEFDGFERKKGYFEVFFVCMTQYDVTIKNCYVAFKPENLTNTLGEYLSKLGLKQLRIAETEKYAHVTFFFNGGVEVPNVGEDRVLVPSPKVATYDLKPEMSAYEVTEALLERIESNQYDVIICNYANGDMVGHTGVLEAAIKAVEAVDECIGKVVNKVLEKGGVVIITADHGNCEQMIDYETGEPHTAHTTNKVPLYLVGYGNVKLRNDGILADIAPTILDILGLEKPSEMKGSSLIIK; from the coding sequence ATGATGAAAAAACCTGTTGTTCTTATCATCATGGATGGTTGGGGTTACAACCCAAAGCAAGAGGGTAATGCTGTTGCTTTGGGTAAGACCCCCAACCTTGACTATTACGAAAAGAATTACCCATATACTTTGATTGGTAGCAGTGGCATGGACGTTGGTCTTCCTGAAGGTCAGATGGGAAATTCTGAGGTAGGTCATCTAAATTTAGGTGCTGGGAGAATCGTGTATCAAGAATTCACAAGGATAACAAAGTCAATTAAAGATGGTGACTTTTTTGAAAAAGAAGAGTTTTTAATGGCAATAGAGAATTGCAAAAAATACAATTCATCGCTGCATTTAATGGGGCTTTTATCAGACGGTGGTGTTCACAGTCACAACACTCACCTTTATGCTCTTTTGGAGCTAGCAAAGAGGCATAATCTTGAAAAGGTATTTGTTCACTGTTTTTTGGATGGAAGAGACGTTCCACCTTCAAGCGCAAAGATTTACATTGAAGAACTTGAACAGAAGATGAAAGAGATAGGTTGTGGCAAGATTGCAACAGTGATGGGCAGATACTATGCAATGGACAGAGACAAAAGGTGGGAAAGAGTAGAAAAGGCTTATAATGCAATGGTGTTTGGTGAAGGGGAGTACGCAAGCTCAGCATTAGAGGCGGTTGAAAAGTCGTATGAAAAAGGTAACACTGATGAATTTGTAATTCCGACTGTTGTGCTCGAAAATGGCAAGCCCACTGCAACCATAAATGAACACGACAGCATAATATTTTTCAACTTTAGACCCGATAGAGCAAGGCAAATCACAAGAGCATTTTGTGATGTTGAGTTTGATGGGTTTGAAAGGAAAAAGGGATATTTTGAAGTGTTCTTTGTATGTATGACCCAGTATGATGTGACAATAAAGAACTGTTATGTTGCTTTCAAGCCAGAGAACTTAACAAACACTTTGGGAGAATACCTTAGCAAGTTAGGGTTAAAACAACTTCGAATTGCTGAGACAGAAAAGTATGCTCATGTCACCTTCTTTTTCAATGGTGGTGTTGAAGTACCAAATGTCGGAGAAGACAGGGTTTTGGTGCCATCCCCAAAGGTTGCAACATATGACCTAAAACCTGAGATGAGTGCTTATGAGGTAACTGAAGCTCTTCTTGAGAGAATTGAAAGCAACCAGTATGATGTGATAATTTGTAACTATGCAAACGGTGATATGGTTGGACACACTGGAGTGTTGGAGGCTGCAATAAAAGCAGTTGAGGCTGTTGATGAGTGTATAGGAAAAGTTGTTAACAAAGTTTTAGAAAAAGGCGGAGTGGTTATTATTACTGCTGACCATGGCAACTGCGAACAGATGATTGATTATGAAACAGGTGAACCTCATACAGCTCATACAACAAATAAGGTACCTTTGTATCTTGTTGGATATGGCAATGTAAAATTGAGGAATGACGGAATTTTAGCAGACATTGCTCCAACAATCTTAGACATCTTAGGGTTAGAAAAGCCTTCAGAGATGAAAGGAAGTTCGCTTATTATTAAATAA